The proteins below come from a single Agrobacterium vitis genomic window:
- a CDS encoding Do family serine endopeptidase encodes MVSFGPAATSTAAFGQVKTAAPVPPPPPASGASATPGPAQGGPAPVADLAEGLLGAVVNIATSQNVDDDDAAPLPQVPKGSPFEDLFEDFYKNREGKGSNHKVNSLGSGFVIDPAGYIVTNNHVIENADDIEVIFSDGSKLQAKLIGTDTKTDLSLLKVEPTEPLTAVKFGDSKVMRIGDWVMAIGNPFGLGGSVTLGIVSARGRNINAGPYDNFIQTDAAINKGNSGGPLFNMRGEVIGINTAIISPSGGSIGIGFAVPSELAENVIKQLRDFGETRRGWLGVRIQPVPDDLAKSAGLKVGRGALVSSIIEDGPVAKGPLKTGDVIISFGGKDIAESRDLVRTVAESPINQDIDVVVFRDGKRETLKVKLAQLPDDKATEAKDSEQADPKASDSEDTDEAASGMVLGMSVEALDDEKRAANSIAKSVEGLLITDVQQGSAADQKGLKTGEVIVEVAQEFVATPEALAEKIDKLKSDGRRAIHLMVATPQGDLRFVAVPLE; translated from the coding sequence ATGGTCAGCTTTGGGCCTGCGGCCACGAGCACGGCTGCCTTCGGCCAGGTCAAGACCGCAGCCCCGGTTCCCCCGCCGCCGCCAGCCTCTGGCGCGTCCGCAACGCCTGGACCCGCGCAGGGTGGCCCCGCACCCGTGGCTGATCTCGCCGAGGGACTTCTCGGTGCGGTGGTCAACATCGCGACGTCGCAGAATGTGGATGATGACGATGCAGCGCCGCTGCCACAGGTGCCGAAAGGGTCGCCCTTTGAGGATCTGTTTGAAGATTTCTACAAGAATCGCGAGGGCAAGGGCAGCAACCATAAGGTCAATTCGCTCGGCTCCGGCTTTGTTATCGATCCCGCTGGTTACATCGTCACCAACAACCATGTCATCGAGAATGCCGATGACATCGAAGTGATTTTCTCCGACGGTTCGAAATTGCAGGCCAAGCTGATCGGCACCGACACCAAGACCGATCTTTCGCTATTGAAGGTTGAACCGACGGAACCGCTGACAGCGGTAAAATTCGGCGATTCGAAAGTGATGCGGATCGGCGATTGGGTGATGGCGATCGGCAATCCCTTTGGGCTCGGCGGTTCGGTAACGCTCGGCATCGTTTCGGCCCGGGGCCGAAATATCAATGCCGGACCCTATGACAATTTCATTCAGACCGATGCGGCGATCAACAAGGGCAATTCCGGCGGCCCACTGTTCAACATGCGTGGTGAAGTAATCGGCATCAATACGGCGATCATTTCGCCCAGCGGCGGTTCCATCGGTATTGGCTTTGCCGTGCCGTCGGAACTGGCCGAAAATGTCATCAAGCAGCTCCGCGACTTTGGTGAAACGCGGCGCGGCTGGCTGGGCGTGCGCATTCAGCCGGTACCGGATGATCTCGCCAAGTCGGCAGGCCTTAAAGTGGGCCGAGGTGCGCTGGTCAGCAGCATTATTGAAGACGGTCCGGTGGCCAAGGGGCCGCTTAAAACCGGAGACGTGATTATTTCCTTCGGCGGCAAGGATATTGCCGAAAGCCGCGATCTGGTTCGCACGGTGGCCGAAAGCCCGATCAATCAGGATATCGATGTCGTGGTGTTTCGTGACGGCAAGCGGGAAACACTGAAAGTGAAGCTGGCGCAATTGCCTGACGACAAGGCGACGGAAGCCAAGGACAGCGAACAGGCCGATCCGAAGGCCAGCGACAGCGAGGACACGGATGAAGCGGCCAGCGGCATGGTGCTTGGCATGAGTGTCGAGGCGCTGGACGATGAGAAGCGGGCCGCCAATTCGATTGCCAAGAGCGTCGAGGGCTTGCTGATAACAGATGTGCAGCAGGGCTCCGCCGCTGACCAGAAGGGCTTGAAAACCGGTGAAGTGATCGTGGAAGTGGCGCAGGAATTCGTCGCCACGCCAGAAGCCTTGGCAGAGAAAATCGACAAGCTGAAATCCGATGGTCGTCGTGCCATTCACCTGATGGTGGCAACCCCGCAGGGCGACCTGCGTTTCGTGGCCGTGCCGCTGGAATAG
- a CDS encoding GNAT family N-acetyltransferase, whose protein sequence is MIILETDRLLLRRWKDSDRNLFREINADPKVMQFFPFRRTYEEADLMMDRVNRLIDETGLCFYAVELKETEEPIGFCGLSDAMMPDILTEGTIEIGWRLATRFWGHGYATEAARGLLGYGFKAKGLNEIVSFAVATNHRSTAVMQRLGMIRDLNGDFDHPRVPDTHPHLKPHVLYRITKQLWASQQIT, encoded by the coding sequence ATGATTATTCTCGAAACCGACCGGCTGCTATTGCGCCGATGGAAGGATAGCGACCGCAATCTATTTCGGGAAATCAACGCCGACCCGAAAGTCATGCAGTTCTTCCCCTTTCGCCGCACCTATGAAGAAGCGGACCTGATGATGGACCGCGTCAACAGGCTGATCGATGAGACCGGCCTGTGCTTCTATGCGGTCGAACTGAAGGAAACCGAAGAGCCCATCGGCTTTTGCGGATTGTCGGACGCGATGATGCCGGACATTCTGACGGAAGGCACAATAGAAATCGGATGGCGACTCGCCACCCGCTTCTGGGGCCATGGCTATGCCACGGAAGCGGCACGCGGTCTTCTCGGTTACGGTTTCAAAGCCAAAGGCTTGAACGAAATCGTTTCCTTTGCGGTCGCCACCAACCACCGCTCCACCGCCGTCATGCAGAGGCTCGGCATGATCCGTGACCTGAACGGCGATTTCGACCACCCGCGCGTCCCCGACACCCATCCGCACCTGAAACCACATGTGCTTTACCGGATAACAAAACAGCTTTGGGCGTCCCAACAAATCACTTGA
- the serB gene encoding phosphoserine phosphatase SerB, which translates to MAFVATLIANPSNPVLTPALAEQAAASVSASGLYWLADGVACDIALKDGSDLDVTEQTLRKVIEGQPIDLAIQQADTRRKAFLIADMDSTMIGQECIDELAAEVGLKDQVSQITARAMNGEIAFEPALRERVALLKGLPITVVDEVIAKRITLTPGGLELIATMKAKGYYTALVSGGFTVFTSKIAATLGFDENRANILLEQDGLLTGEVAEPILGKQAKVDALQDIVSRLGISPEDAIAVGDGANDLGMLGVAGSGVALHAKPTVAAQAKIRIDHGDLTALLYLQGYRKTDFMTP; encoded by the coding sequence ATGGCTTTCGTTGCCACGCTTATTGCCAATCCGTCAAATCCTGTTCTGACCCCAGCCCTTGCCGAGCAAGCCGCAGCCTCGGTTTCAGCCTCTGGCCTCTATTGGCTGGCGGATGGTGTAGCCTGCGATATCGCGCTGAAGGATGGCAGCGATCTTGACGTTACGGAACAGACTTTACGCAAGGTGATAGAAGGTCAACCCATTGATCTCGCCATTCAACAGGCCGACACACGCCGCAAGGCCTTCCTGATTGCCGATATGGATTCGACCATGATCGGCCAGGAATGCATTGATGAACTGGCCGCCGAAGTCGGTTTGAAAGACCAGGTCTCGCAGATCACCGCCCGCGCCATGAATGGCGAAATCGCCTTCGAACCGGCGCTGCGCGAGCGTGTCGCTCTCCTGAAAGGCCTGCCCATCACCGTCGTGGACGAAGTGATCGCCAAGCGGATCACACTCACCCCCGGCGGGCTGGAACTGATCGCCACCATGAAGGCCAAGGGCTATTATACCGCGCTGGTCTCCGGCGGGTTTACCGTCTTCACCTCGAAAATTGCAGCCACCCTGGGCTTTGACGAAAATCGCGCCAATATCCTGCTGGAACAGGATGGCCTGCTGACCGGCGAAGTGGCTGAACCAATCCTCGGCAAGCAAGCCAAGGTGGATGCGTTGCAGGACATTGTCAGTCGTCTCGGGATTTCACCAGAAGATGCGATAGCCGTCGGCGACGGCGCCAATGATCTTGGCATGCTCGGTGTCGCCGGCTCGGGCGTAGCGCTGCATGCCAAGCCCACAGTCGCGGCTCAGGCGAAAATTCGCATTGACCATGGTGATTTGACGGCATTGCTTTATCTTCAGGGCTACCGCAAGACCGATTTCATGACTCCATGA
- the miaA gene encoding tRNA (adenosine(37)-N6)-dimethylallyltransferase MiaA, which produces MMNNLDDNFDAILITGPTASGKSALALRLAAEVGGVVINADSMQVYDTLRVVTARPSEEDMQGVPHRLYGHVAAGAAYSTGDWLRDVTVLLQDLRAQNRLPVIIGGTGLYFKALTGGLSDMPVIPEALRAALRQREKLEGAESLHSDLTLRDPAVAGRLDPRDGQRIIRALEVLEVTGQSISVFQTRSGPMIVDPSRAKKLVVLPDRKLLHDRINRRFAMMMDEGAVEEVEALLAQNISPDMPAMKAIGVSQIAAMLRGEMSRADVIEKASAATRQYAKRQMTWFRNQMDESWERVDPAASRSG; this is translated from the coding sequence ATGATGAACAACCTTGATGACAATTTTGATGCCATCCTGATAACCGGACCGACCGCCAGCGGCAAGTCCGCGTTGGCGCTGAGGCTTGCGGCTGAGGTGGGTGGTGTGGTGATCAATGCCGACAGCATGCAGGTCTATGACACGCTGCGTGTGGTGACTGCACGCCCAAGCGAAGAGGATATGCAGGGCGTGCCGCATCGCCTCTACGGCCATGTTGCGGCGGGTGCTGCCTATTCGACCGGCGACTGGCTGCGCGACGTGACTGTGTTGCTGCAAGATCTGCGGGCGCAAAACCGGTTGCCGGTCATCATTGGCGGCACGGGGCTGTATTTCAAGGCGCTGACCGGTGGCCTGTCCGACATGCCTGTCATACCCGAGGCCTTGCGTGCGGCCCTGCGCCAGCGTGAAAAATTGGAAGGAGCGGAAAGTCTGCATAGCGACCTGACTCTGCGTGATCCTGCCGTTGCGGGAAGGCTCGACCCGCGCGACGGCCAGCGGATCATCCGGGCGCTGGAGGTGCTTGAGGTCACTGGCCAGTCGATTTCCGTCTTTCAAACCCGCTCCGGGCCAATGATCGTTGATCCGAGCCGGGCGAAGAAACTGGTTGTGCTGCCGGATCGCAAACTGCTGCACGACCGCATCAACCGCCGCTTTGCAATGATGATGGATGAGGGCGCGGTGGAAGAGGTAGAGGCACTGCTGGCGCAGAACATTTCCCCGGACATGCCCGCCATGAAGGCCATCGGCGTCTCCCAGATCGCCGCCATGCTGCGAGGTGAAATGAGCCGCGCGGACGTCATCGAAAAGGCCTCCGCCGCCACGCGCCAATATGCCAAGCGCCAGATGACCTGGTTTCGCAATCAGATGGATGAGAGTTGGGAGAGGGTCGATCCTGCTGCCAGCCGTTCAGGCTGA
- a CDS encoding helicase HerA domain-containing protein: MQNPDLPPSGSSLSSASAGQDRRDQMTPGNRFLGRVVACNGARATIAATAQEGGTDLTSLWSVGRLISITVGENRVVALVYAMRTETGLWSEDKDNGFIVDVELMGEVSRGPDGREVFTSGITQYPYLGAVAHRIRVADLKRIYDSKEGGSCKIGRLSQDDSIDATIHIPSMLSKHFAVVGSTGVGKSTAVSLLLHKAIAADPKLRVLILDPHNEFAAAFGSQAVVIDTDTLDLPFWLMRLDELTEVLYRGRPAVVEELDVLRDLIPEAKRAFKGAEAGLTRRSERAGFTADTPVPYRLSDLLAAIDERIGRLEGRDEKPALRSLKMRIMSAVNDPRYRFMFSSNTISDTIMETVAHIFRVPGHGKPISTFQLAGIPSEIVNSVASVLCRMAFELALWSNGAIHMLVVCEEAHRYVPADPSLGFFPTRQAIARIAKEGRKYGVSLGIITQRPGELDQTILSQCSTVFAMRLSNDSDQAIIRKALPDSSISATSFISSIGNGEAIAFGEAIAVPMRMRFDRVDQRHLPKASGSTLAPSEDMPDNIDLSEVISRMRASAEPDISGFQQSYRVPEPEAYRPPAPNPEPTITTPLAEPFRAPTAEPPEAPRPILPSPPIEPYRPDMLPGTELGTSPAAPRPEPASGFRPASAYAGLRKPDAQTLFAAAPSPAVPTRREPGMTLRESILKKPLGGVKE, encoded by the coding sequence TTGCAAAACCCTGATCTTCCACCTTCAGGCTCCTCCCTTTCCAGCGCATCCGCCGGACAGGATCGCCGTGACCAGATGACACCTGGCAATCGTTTTCTGGGCCGTGTCGTTGCCTGCAATGGCGCACGCGCCACGATTGCCGCCACCGCCCAGGAAGGCGGCACCGACCTGACGTCGCTGTGGTCTGTCGGGCGGCTGATTTCCATTACCGTCGGGGAAAACCGTGTCGTCGCGCTGGTCTATGCCATGCGCACCGAAACTGGCCTGTGGAGCGAAGATAAAGATAACGGCTTCATCGTCGATGTCGAACTGATGGGCGAGGTCAGCCGGGGGCCGGATGGCCGCGAAGTTTTTACCTCAGGCATTACGCAATATCCCTATCTCGGCGCCGTTGCCCACCGCATCCGCGTCGCCGACCTGAAACGGATCTATGATTCAAAAGAAGGCGGCAGCTGCAAGATCGGACGTTTGAGCCAGGACGATTCCATCGACGCCACGATCCATATCCCTTCCATGCTCTCCAAGCATTTCGCCGTGGTCGGCTCCACCGGCGTTGGAAAATCCACCGCCGTGTCCTTGTTGCTGCATAAGGCAATAGCCGCCGACCCCAAGCTGCGGGTATTGATCCTCGATCCCCATAATGAATTTGCCGCAGCCTTTGGCAGCCAGGCCGTGGTGATCGACACCGACACGCTGGACCTGCCCTTCTGGCTGATGCGTCTCGATGAACTGACCGAAGTGCTCTATCGAGGCAGACCCGCCGTCGTCGAAGAACTGGACGTCTTGCGCGATCTGATCCCGGAGGCCAAACGTGCGTTTAAGGGCGCCGAAGCTGGCCTGACGCGCCGCAGCGAGCGAGCTGGCTTTACTGCCGATACACCTGTCCCCTACCGATTGTCGGACCTGCTGGCCGCCATTGACGAGCGGATCGGCAGGCTGGAGGGCCGCGACGAAAAGCCCGCCCTGCGTTCGCTGAAAATGCGGATCATGTCGGCGGTCAACGACCCGCGCTATCGCTTCATGTTCTCCAGCAACACGATCAGCGATACGATCATGGAAACCGTCGCGCATATCTTTCGCGTGCCGGGCCATGGTAAGCCGATTTCCACGTTCCAACTGGCTGGCATCCCATCGGAGATCGTCAATTCCGTTGCGTCGGTCCTCTGCCGCATGGCCTTTGAGCTGGCGCTCTGGTCGAATGGCGCGATCCATATGCTGGTGGTTTGCGAAGAAGCGCATCGTTATGTGCCGGCAGACCCCAGCCTTGGTTTTTTCCCGACCCGGCAGGCCATTGCGCGGATTGCCAAGGAAGGCCGCAAATACGGCGTCTCGCTCGGCATCATCACCCAGCGACCGGGTGAGCTCGACCAAACCATCCTGTCGCAATGCTCCACTGTGTTTGCCATGCGGCTTTCCAACGACAGCGACCAGGCCATCATTCGCAAGGCCTTGCCCGACAGCTCGATCTCCGCCACAAGCTTCATTTCCTCGATTGGCAATGGCGAGGCGATTGCCTTTGGCGAAGCGATTGCCGTGCCGATGCGCATGCGGTTTGACCGGGTGGACCAACGCCACCTCCCCAAAGCCAGCGGCAGCACACTGGCACCCTCCGAAGACATGCCAGATAATATAGATCTCAGCGAAGTCATCTCGCGGATGCGCGCCAGCGCAGAACCGGACATTTCGGGCTTCCAACAGAGCTATCGCGTACCGGAGCCGGAAGCGTACAGGCCGCCCGCGCCCAATCCTGAGCCGACCATCACCACCCCACTCGCCGAACCATTCCGCGCCCCGACCGCCGAGCCTCCAGAAGCACCGCGCCCGATCCTGCCCAGCCCGCCTATCGAGCCCTACCGGCCCGACATGCTGCCCGGCACCGAACTTGGCACCTCACCCGCTGCACCCCGCCCTGAACCCGCCTCCGGCTTTCGCCCTGCCAGCGCCTATGCGGGCCTGCGCAAACCGGATGCCCAAACCCTGTTTGCCGCCGCCCCCTCACCCGCCGTTCCAACACGGCGCGAGCCGGGCATGACGCTAAGGGAAAGTATTTTGAAGAAGCCGTTGGGTGGGGTGAAGGAATAG
- a CDS encoding acetolactate synthase 3 large subunit, which produces MTGTDNRMTGAEIVLRALKDNGVEHIFGYPGGSVLPIYDEIFQQDEIQHILVRHEQGAGHAAEGYARSTGKVGVMLVTSGPGVTNAITPLQDALMDSIPLVCLSGQVPTTLIGSDAFQECDTVGITRPCTKHNWLVKDVNDLARIIHEAFRIAKTGRPGPVVVDIPKDVQFATGTYTPPENHTIQRSYQPKMQGDSRAIQAAVELMASARRPVIYSGGGVVNSGPEASKLLRELVSLTDFPITSTLMGLGSYPASGKNWLGMLGMHGSYEANMAMHDCDVMVCIGARFDDRITGRLNAFSPNSKKIHIDIDPSSINKTVRVDIPITGDIAHVLEDMVRQWRALAKKPDAAQTAEWKASVDGWKARKSFSYTPSRDVIMPQYAIERLSALSLGHDTYITTEVGQHQMWAAQFFGFEQPNHWMTSGGLGTMGYGFPAAIGVQIAHPESLVIDIAGDASIQMCIQEMSCAVQYNAPVKIFILNNQYMGMVRQWQQLLHGNRLSNSYTEAMPDFVKLAEAYGAVGIRCEKPDQLDDAILEMINVKKPVIFDCRVANLANCFPMIPSGKAHNEMLLPDEATDDAVATAIDAKGRQLV; this is translated from the coding sequence ATGACTGGCACAGACAACAGGATGACCGGCGCAGAAATTGTTTTGAGGGCGCTGAAGGATAATGGGGTCGAACATATATTCGGCTATCCGGGCGGCTCAGTCCTGCCAATCTATGATGAAATCTTCCAGCAGGACGAGATCCAGCATATCCTCGTGCGTCATGAACAGGGCGCTGGCCATGCTGCTGAAGGGTATGCCCGCTCGACCGGCAAGGTCGGGGTCATGCTCGTCACCTCAGGTCCTGGCGTCACCAACGCCATTACGCCGCTGCAGGATGCCTTGATGGACAGCATTCCGCTGGTTTGCCTGTCCGGCCAGGTGCCGACCACGCTGATCGGCTCGGATGCGTTCCAGGAATGCGATACGGTTGGCATTACCCGCCCCTGCACCAAGCACAATTGGCTGGTCAAGGATGTCAACGATCTGGCCCGCATTATCCACGAAGCCTTCCGTATTGCCAAAACCGGACGTCCCGGCCCTGTCGTTGTCGATATTCCGAAGGATGTGCAATTTGCCACCGGCACCTATACACCGCCGGAAAACCACACGATCCAGCGCAGCTATCAGCCGAAAATGCAGGGTGACTCCAGGGCGATCCAGGCGGCTGTCGAGCTGATGGCCAGCGCCCGGCGTCCGGTGATCTATTCGGGTGGTGGTGTTGTCAATTCCGGGCCGGAAGCCTCCAAGCTGCTGCGTGAACTGGTGAGCCTCACCGATTTTCCGATCACCTCGACCCTGATGGGTCTGGGCAGCTATCCGGCATCGGGCAAGAACTGGCTGGGCATGCTGGGCATGCACGGCTCCTACGAGGCCAATATGGCCATGCATGATTGCGACGTGATGGTCTGTATCGGCGCACGGTTTGATGATCGTATCACCGGTCGTCTCAATGCGTTTTCGCCCAATTCCAAGAAGATCCATATCGATATCGATCCGTCCTCGATCAACAAGACGGTGCGCGTCGATATTCCGATCACCGGCGACATCGCCCATGTTCTCGAAGACATGGTGCGTCAATGGCGTGCGCTGGCGAAAAAGCCGGATGCGGCCCAGACGGCGGAATGGAAGGCCAGTGTTGACGGTTGGAAGGCGCGCAAGTCCTTCTCCTATACGCCCTCCAGGGACGTGATCATGCCGCAATACGCCATCGAGAGGTTGTCGGCGCTGAGCCTTGGCCATGATACCTACATCACCACGGAAGTCGGCCAGCACCAGATGTGGGCCGCCCAGTTTTTCGGTTTCGAACAGCCGAACCACTGGATGACGTCCGGCGGTCTCGGCACGATGGGCTATGGTTTCCCGGCAGCGATCGGCGTGCAGATCGCCCATCCGGAAAGCCTGGTCATCGACATTGCCGGTGATGCTTCGATCCAGATGTGCATCCAGGAAATGTCCTGCGCCGTGCAATATAACGCGCCGGTGAAGATCTTCATTCTCAACAACCAGTATATGGGCATGGTGCGGCAATGGCAGCAATTGCTGCATGGCAACCGACTGTCCAACTCGTACACCGAAGCCATGCCTGATTTCGTCAAACTAGCGGAAGCCTATGGTGCGGTCGGCATTCGCTGCGAAAAGCCGGATCAACTGGATGATGCGATCCTGGAGATGATCAACGTGAAGAAACCTGTGATCTTCGACTGCCGGGTGGCGAACCTCGCCAATTGTTTCCCGATGATCCCATCGGGCAAGGCGCATAACGAAATGCTGTTGCCGGACGAGGCGACGGACGATGCGGTGGCAACTGCCATCGATGCCAAGGGCCGTCAGCTCGTTTAA
- the ilvN gene encoding acetolactate synthase small subunit, whose amino-acid sequence MNAHLQPTGSAYFISPETAAVESHTLSVLVDNEPGVLARVIGLFSGRGYNIESLTVSETEHEAHLSRITIVTRGTPLVLEQIKAQLERIVPVHRVLDLTVRARQLGQERPIEREVALVKVVSTGEMRAETLRLADAFHAKVVDATVDHFIFELTGKSSKIDQFVSIMKPLGLNEVCRTGIAAMNRGSQGM is encoded by the coding sequence ATGAACGCACATCTACAACCGACCGGTTCGGCCTATTTTATCTCCCCGGAAACGGCGGCCGTCGAAAGTCATACCCTGTCCGTGCTGGTCGATAACGAGCCGGGCGTTCTCGCCCGTGTCATCGGTCTGTTTTCAGGGCGTGGCTACAATATTGAAAGCCTGACTGTCTCGGAAACCGAGCATGAGGCGCATCTGTCGCGCATCACCATCGTCACCCGTGGCACGCCACTGGTGCTGGAACAGATCAAGGCGCAACTGGAACGGATCGTGCCGGTCCACCGGGTGCTGGATTTAACCGTGCGCGCCCGCCAGCTTGGCCAGGAGCGGCCAATCGAGCGGGAAGTGGCGCTGGTCAAGGTGGTGTCCACTGGCGAAATGCGGGCCGAAACGCTACGGCTGGCCGATGCCTTCCACGCCAAGGTGGTGGATGCCACGGTCGATCACTTCATCTTTGAGCTGACCGGAAAATCCTCGAAGATCGACCAGTTTGTGTCGATCATGAAGCCGCTGGGGCTGAACGAAGTCTGCCGCACCGGCATCGCCGCCATGAACCGCGGCTCGCAGGGTATGTGA
- a CDS encoding aldo/keto reductase, translated as MNNSLPTISLPSGQIVPALGLGTWMMGENAAAEKDEIAAVNHALDLGMTVIDTAEKYGDGSTEQIIGRALKTRRNETYLVSKVAPWNASREGTMSACEGSLKRLGTDCLDLYLLHWRGEHPLTDTVDAFETLKRQGKIKAWGVSNFDVADMEELFAVENGANCQANQILYNLSRRGVEYDLLPWCQERGLAIMAYSPIEQGRLLKHPELIHVAKANQATPAQVALAFLLERDNVLPIPKTTATTRIEENRGSVDLELTEDDLARLDAAFPPPQRKQPLEML; from the coding sequence ATGAACAATTCCCTTCCCACGATTTCCCTGCCTTCCGGCCAGATCGTGCCAGCTCTTGGCCTAGGCACCTGGATGATGGGTGAGAATGCGGCCGCGGAAAAAGACGAAATCGCCGCCGTGAATCATGCCCTCGATCTCGGCATGACAGTGATTGACACCGCTGAAAAATATGGAGATGGCAGTACTGAACAGATTATCGGGCGAGCCTTGAAAACACGGCGCAACGAAACCTACCTGGTCTCGAAAGTCGCGCCATGGAACGCCAGCCGAGAGGGCACGATGAGCGCTTGCGAAGGGAGCCTCAAACGGCTCGGCACCGACTGCCTCGATCTCTACCTGCTGCACTGGCGCGGCGAACACCCGTTAACAGACACGGTCGATGCGTTTGAGACATTGAAACGTCAGGGCAAGATCAAAGCCTGGGGCGTCTCGAATTTCGATGTCGCCGACATGGAGGAACTGTTTGCCGTGGAGAACGGCGCAAACTGCCAAGCCAACCAGATCCTCTACAATCTGAGCCGCCGTGGCGTGGAATACGATCTTCTTCCTTGGTGTCAGGAACGCGGCCTTGCCATTATGGCGTATTCGCCGATTGAGCAGGGGCGGCTCCTCAAGCACCCAGAACTGATCCATGTGGCAAAGGCCAATCAGGCAACGCCTGCGCAAGTGGCGCTTGCTTTCCTGCTTGAGCGCGACAACGTGTTGCCGATCCCGAAGACTACAGCCACAACCCGCATCGAAGAAAACCGTGGATCGGTCGATCTAGAACTAACGGAAGACGATCTGGCGCGGCTCGATGCTGCATTTCCACCACCGCAACGAAAGCAGCCGTTGGAAATGCTGTGA
- a CDS encoding ATP-dependent DNA helicase yields the protein MEFAPQQDEALKAVAKWLKEGKTPVFRLFGYAGTGKTTLARHFAENVDGDVLFAAFTGKAAQVLRSRGATTARTIHSLIYRPRGEEEVSDEETGKTSMTPMFSVNRQSPVAKAALIVIDECSMVDEQLGRDLMSFGTPILVLGDPGQLPPVTGGGFFTEQAPDYLLTDIHRQARDNPIIQLAMQIREGKEIMHGDYGSTARVISKNEVTQDLVLNCDQVLVGTNKTRRRYNKRLRELKGFTADYPQSGDKLVCLRNDQVKGLLNGSLWQVMTSSRETVKPGMNLLIKPEDDDMDRGAAKIKLLKAAFEDVETEIPWTTRKRYDEFDYGYALTVHKAQGSQWNNVVLFDESWAFRDTRERWLYTAVTRAAETLTIVR from the coding sequence ATGGAATTTGCACCTCAACAAGATGAAGCTCTCAAGGCCGTTGCCAAATGGCTGAAGGAGGGGAAAACCCCGGTTTTCCGTCTGTTCGGCTATGCCGGAACCGGCAAGACCACGCTTGCCCGGCACTTTGCCGAGAATGTCGATGGCGATGTATTGTTTGCGGCCTTTACCGGCAAGGCGGCGCAAGTGTTGCGTTCGCGCGGTGCGACCACGGCGCGCACCATTCATTCGCTGATCTACCGTCCGCGTGGCGAAGAGGAAGTGTCGGACGAGGAAACCGGCAAGACCTCGATGACGCCTATGTTTTCCGTCAACCGGCAAAGCCCGGTGGCCAAGGCCGCCCTGATCGTCATCGACGAGTGCTCAATGGTCGATGAGCAGCTTGGCCGCGACCTGATGAGCTTTGGCACGCCGATTCTGGTTCTTGGCGATCCCGGCCAGTTGCCGCCGGTGACGGGCGGTGGTTTTTTTACCGAACAGGCGCCGGACTACCTGCTGACGGATATTCATCGCCAGGCGCGAGACAATCCGATCATCCAGCTTGCCATGCAGATCCGCGAAGGCAAGGAAATCATGCATGGTGATTACGGCAGCACAGCGCGGGTGATTTCCAAGAATGAGGTAACGCAGGATCTGGTGCTGAATTGCGATCAGGTTCTGGTCGGCACCAACAAGACCCGGCGACGCTACAACAAGCGGCTGCGCGAATTGAAGGGCTTTACCGCCGATTACCCGCAATCCGGCGACAAACTGGTATGCCTGCGCAATGATCAGGTCAAGGGTCTGCTGAACGGCTCGCTCTGGCAGGTGATGACCTCGTCGCGGGAGACGGTGAAACCGGGTATGAACCTGCTGATCAAGCCGGAAGATGACGACATGGATCGCGGTGCTGCCAAGATCAAGCTGCTGAAAGCGGCCTTCGAAGACGTCGAGACTGAAATTCCCTGGACGACGCGCAAGCGCTATGACGAGTTTGATTATGGCTATGCGCTGACGGTGCATAAGGCCCAGGGCTCGCAGTGGAATAATGTCGTGCTGTTTGATGAAAGCTGGGCGTTTCGTGATACGCGCGAGCGCTGGCTCTACACCGCCGTGACCCGTGCGGCAGAGACGCTGACCATAGTCCGGTAA